From Bacteroidota bacterium, a single genomic window includes:
- a CDS encoding DUF4286 family protein: MIIYNVTVNIDADVHDEWLHWMKSVHIPNVLSTGCFLDNKICKVLVDEEKGITYSIQYTCANMDSMKRYQQEFAAAMQKEHMEKYANKFVAFRTLLEVVSNQKV; the protein is encoded by the coding sequence ATGATAATTTATAACGTTACAGTAAATATTGATGCCGATGTACACGATGAATGGCTACATTGGATGAAAAGTGTGCATATTCCCAACGTATTAAGTACAGGGTGTTTCTTGGATAATAAAATTTGCAAAGTATTGGTTGATGAAGAAAAAGGCATCACTTATTCTATTCAATATACATGCGCAAATATGGATAGTATGAAACGCTATCAACAAGAGTTTGCTGCTGCAATGCAAAAAGAACACATGGAGAAATATGCAAATAAGTTTGTGGCTTTTAGAACACTATTGGAAGTTGTAAGCAATCAAAAAGTATGA
- the rsmA gene encoding 16S rRNA (adenine(1518)-N(6)/adenine(1519)-N(6))-dimethyltransferase RsmA: MSLVRAKKYLGQHFLRDENIARKIVASLTLLNEYPRVIEVGPGMGVLTKYLEEQQTISYTAIDLDSESIEFLKNKYPDKATCFIYADFLKTQLDTIYSQPFLVLGNFPYNISSQILFHVIEYKHLAMEVVGMFQKEVAVRIAAKHGNKDYGILSVLLQAYYDIEYLFTVHENVFSPPPKVKSAVIRLKRNSAADLGCDEVLFKDVVKTGFNQRRKTLRNSLKKFTIKPNFGSHVFFTMRPEQLSVADFISLTEMIEKK; encoded by the coding sequence ATGAGTCTAGTTCGTGCAAAAAAATACTTAGGACAACATTTTTTACGAGATGAGAATATTGCTCGTAAAATTGTTGCTAGCTTAACACTGTTAAATGAGTACCCTCGTGTAATAGAAGTGGGGCCTGGAATGGGTGTACTTACAAAGTATTTAGAGGAACAACAAACTATTTCTTATACTGCTATTGATTTAGATAGTGAGTCGATTGAGTTTTTGAAAAATAAATATCCTGATAAAGCCACTTGTTTTATATATGCAGATTTTTTAAAAACGCAGCTTGATACTATTTATTCTCAACCATTTTTGGTTCTTGGAAATTTCCCTTACAATATATCGTCACAAATTTTATTTCATGTAATTGAATATAAACATTTGGCAATGGAGGTTGTGGGTATGTTTCAAAAGGAAGTAGCGGTAAGGATTGCTGCCAAACATGGAAATAAAGATTACGGAATTCTTTCTGTGCTATTACAAGCTTATTACGACATTGAGTATTTATTTACCGTTCATGAGAATGTATTTTCTCCCCCGCCAAAGGTTAAGTCGGCTGTAATTCGATTAAAAAGGAATAGTGCAGCCGATTTGGGTTGCGATGAAGTATTGTTTAAAGATGTTGTAAAAACAGGCTTTAACCAGCGGAGAAAAACATTACGCAATTCACTTAAAAAATTTACTATAAAACCAAATTTTGGTTCCCATGTTTTTTTCACAATGCGACCCGAACAGCTATCCGTTGCTGATTTTATAAGTCTTACAGAGATGATAGAAAAAAAGTAA
- a CDS encoding family 10 glycosylhydrolase has protein sequence MQKKLQLLFLILFSFHIIYAQAPKRELRGAWIATVYNIDWPSSTSSNAKQSELREILDSLQSAGINAVFFQVRPSCDAFYQSSIEPWSEWLMGTQGTPPPNSFDPLAFAINECRKRGMELHAWLNPFRAVVSISGSNISNSHISVTQPTWCVTYGNVKYLNPGLPQARKYVCSVIKDIITRYAVDGIHFDDYFYPYPNGNPFNDNAAFAADPRGFTNQNNWRRDNVNLFIQMVQDTINHYKPRVKFGVSPFGIWRNQSNDALGSATSGLESYDDLYCDSRLWHKMGYVDYTMPQLYWKIGNSVANYSVLAQWWSAVPSTNSLLFIGHASENLNPLGSNWNISEITKQIRLNRGSYANDIKGSCFYSANSILYNHKKIKDSLSVRYYQYYSLQPTMTWKDNVKPNSPSGLSITTAVNGLDLDLIWTPPTTATDGEGAYRYVIYRDTGATVSTSLAEKIRFITYDNLPYYTDKNAVPAPFKKVSYKVTAIDTLHNESAFATGFTYCAPNVNGVSINGPTNVNSGTTVTLSASGSCSSCSYLWSTGATTTSISAVITNSTSTTFSLTISNPCGSKTTSKLIYTNPSSVTETEADKYLSIYPNPFSNNTVLELRLDKASKVTAELYNTLGELTSTIITNEFYTSGIHQLEFTKYIPEGFYTIRIQLDDKIISKSILRIEK, from the coding sequence ATGCAAAAAAAACTACAACTTCTTTTTTTAATACTATTTTCATTTCATATTATATACGCACAAGCCCCAAAACGAGAACTACGAGGGGCTTGGATAGCAACTGTCTATAATATCGATTGGCCATCATCCACCTCATCTAACGCTAAACAAAGTGAGTTGCGTGAAATACTAGACAGCCTGCAATCAGCTGGAATTAATGCTGTTTTTTTTCAAGTACGACCTTCGTGTGATGCATTTTACCAAAGCTCTATCGAACCTTGGTCTGAATGGCTTATGGGCACACAGGGCACACCTCCACCAAATTCATTCGACCCATTAGCTTTTGCCATTAACGAATGTAGAAAAAGAGGAATGGAATTACACGCCTGGTTAAATCCATTTCGAGCAGTTGTAAGCATTTCTGGTAGTAATATCAGCAACTCACATATTTCTGTTACTCAGCCCACTTGGTGTGTAACGTATGGGAATGTAAAATATCTGAATCCTGGTTTGCCGCAAGCAAGAAAGTATGTGTGTTCCGTGATTAAAGACATTATTACGCGTTATGCTGTTGATGGCATTCACTTTGACGATTATTTCTATCCATATCCAAACGGAAATCCATTTAATGACAATGCAGCATTTGCGGCCGACCCAAGAGGATTTACAAATCAAAACAACTGGAGAAGAGATAATGTAAATCTGTTTATACAAATGGTGCAAGACACCATCAATCATTACAAACCAAGAGTGAAATTTGGAGTGAGCCCATTTGGAATTTGGCGTAACCAAAGCAACGATGCACTTGGCTCTGCAACATCAGGATTAGAAAGCTATGACGACCTATACTGCGATTCTCGACTTTGGCATAAAATGGGATATGTTGATTATACCATGCCTCAGCTCTACTGGAAAATTGGGAACTCTGTTGCAAACTATAGTGTGCTGGCTCAATGGTGGAGTGCTGTACCGAGCACCAATAGCCTTTTGTTTATTGGCCATGCAAGTGAAAACCTCAATCCATTAGGCTCTAATTGGAATATCAGCGAAATAACCAAACAAATTAGATTAAATAGAGGCTCCTACGCAAACGATATTAAAGGCAGCTGTTTTTACAGTGCGAACTCTATTTTATATAACCATAAAAAAATAAAAGATTCGTTGAGCGTAAGATACTATCAATATTACAGCTTGCAACCTACCATGACATGGAAAGACAATGTAAAGCCCAATAGTCCTTCAGGTCTTTCAATTACAACTGCTGTTAATGGATTGGATTTAGATTTAATTTGGACACCACCTACAACTGCAACAGATGGCGAAGGTGCATACAGATATGTAATATATAGAGATACCGGTGCTACCGTAAGCACAAGCCTTGCAGAAAAAATAAGATTTATAACCTACGATAATTTGCCTTACTATACTGATAAAAATGCTGTTCCTGCACCATTTAAAAAAGTAAGTTATAAAGTTACTGCCATAGATACACTGCATAACGAAAGTGCTTTCGCCACAGGCTTTACGTATTGTGCTCCTAATGTAAATGGCGTTTCTATTAACGGACCAACAAATGTAAATTCCGGAACAACAGTTACTCTTTCTGCTTCCGGCAGTTGCTCAAGCTGTTCGTATTTGTGGAGTACAGGAGCTACCACAACTTCTATTTCTGCCGTAATAACAAATAGCACCTCTACAACTTTTTCACTTACCATAAGCAATCCATGCGGAAGCAAAACTACATCAAAACTAATTTATACAAACCCCAGCTCCGTAACAGAAACAGAGGCTGACAAATATTTATCAATCTACCCTAATCCATTTTCAAACAACACAGTTCTGGAACTTAGGTTAGATAAAGCCTCCAAAGTAACAGCAGAATTATATAATACATTAGGGGAATTAACGAGCACTATAATTACAAACGAATTTTATACTTCTGGAATTCACCAACTTGAGTTTACTAAATACATTCCAGAAGGATTTTATACAATTAGAATACAACTTGACGATAAAATTATTTCAAAATCTATACTTAGAATAGAAAAATAA
- a CDS encoding pyridoxal phosphate-dependent aminotransferase, which produces MKYTRMPIEIESPEQMGYENIKYNLTESSFTDAVLKNLKIDISTLTLCYGHHVGKQELCASIISESSILKPTDVLVTAGAAAGLFIVATSLLEKDSHILVVRPNYATNIETPKAIGCEISYLNLSFDNNFKLNINEVEKSIKKNTAYISITAPHNPTGTIISDEDLNKLIALAEKNNLYLLVDETYRDLSFSQKLPIAAELSEKVISVSSLSKAYGLPGIRIGWIITRDTNLQELFLAAKEQIYVCNSVVDEEIAYQFLQNKTTILENVKLEVAEKRKILDTWMLNNPYLGWIEPVGGVVCFPRIKQEIKIDIELFYQTLNKKFGTFVGPGHWFEQDKRYMRIGYGWPSKEELQMGLQNISECFKLLLQSK; this is translated from the coding sequence ATGAAATACACAAGAATGCCCATTGAAATTGAATCTCCTGAACAAATGGGATATGAAAACATTAAATACAATCTTACCGAAAGTTCTTTTACGGATGCGGTACTAAAAAATTTGAAAATTGACATATCTACGCTAACTCTTTGTTATGGACACCACGTTGGGAAACAAGAATTATGTGCTTCCATTATTTCAGAAAGCAGCATACTAAAACCAACAGATGTTCTTGTTACGGCAGGTGCGGCTGCAGGCTTATTCATTGTTGCTACATCCTTGCTTGAAAAAGACTCTCACATATTGGTTGTAAGACCCAATTATGCAACTAATATCGAAACGCCTAAAGCAATAGGCTGCGAAATAAGCTATTTGAATCTATCGTTTGACAACAATTTCAAATTAAACATCAACGAGGTTGAAAAATCAATTAAAAAAAACACTGCATACATTAGTATTACAGCACCCCATAATCCAACAGGAACAATAATCTCCGATGAAGACTTAAATAAATTAATTGCATTGGCAGAAAAAAACAATTTATACCTGCTGGTTGATGAAACGTACCGTGATTTATCATTCTCCCAAAAACTACCTATCGCGGCTGAATTATCAGAAAAAGTAATTAGCGTTTCCTCTTTGTCAAAAGCCTATGGATTGCCAGGAATTCGTATTGGGTGGATTATTACGCGTGACACTAACCTTCAAGAACTTTTTTTAGCAGCCAAAGAACAAATTTATGTTTGTAATTCAGTTGTAGATGAAGAAATTGCTTACCAGTTTTTACAAAACAAAACTACAATTTTAGAAAATGTAAAACTTGAAGTAGCCGAAAAAAGAAAAATTTTAGATACTTGGATGCTAAATAATCCTTACCTAGGATGGATTGAACCAGTTGGCGGTGTTGTTTGCTTTCCGAGAATTAAACAAGAAATAAAAATTGATATAGAACTTTTTTACCAAACACTAAACAAAAAATTTGGAACTTTTGTAGGCCCAGGACATTGGTTCGAGCAAGATAAAAGATATATGCGAATAGGATACGGCTGGCCATCTAAAGAAGAATTGCAAATGGGGCTACAGAATATTAGCGAATGCTTTAAACTCTTGCTTCAAAGCAAATAA
- a CDS encoding acylphosphatase has product MAFKAISIIVTGKVQKVYFRALTRELAEGLGLKGLVRNQPNGSVYIEAEGEETQLNKLIEWCKKGPPQAIVDSVNVSDAEPKYYKVFGVSI; this is encoded by the coding sequence ATGGCATTCAAAGCAATATCTATAATAGTTACAGGAAAAGTTCAAAAAGTATATTTCAGAGCACTTACACGCGAACTGGCAGAAGGTTTAGGATTAAAAGGACTGGTGCGCAATCAACCAAATGGCAGCGTTTATATTGAAGCGGAAGGAGAAGAAACTCAATTAAATAAATTAATCGAGTGGTGTAAAAAAGGACCTCCGCAAGCTATTGTAGATTCAGTAAATGTTAGTGATGCAGAGCCAAAGTACTATAAGGTTTTTGGCGTTTCGATTTAA